AAATATATGTTATAAGAATTTTTTAAATGTTTTCTCAACTATTTAACAAATTTAAATATACTTGATTTTATTTTTTTAAATTGTACAGTAAGTAAAAATAATATCATTATATAATTAAACCTTTATTTTATGAATGATTTTATTCATATTATTAATTTTGCAATTGAAAGAGAAAAAGAATCTATAGAATTCTATAATAATTTAGAGAAAAAATTCACTGAACCAAATATTAAAAATTACATTAGTAATATAATTAATATAGAAAAAACCCATATTACTAAACTAAATAATATTAAAAATCAAGATTTTATAAATAATTTGAAATCTGAAATTGACAAAATCAAATTAGAAGAAAAATCTCTTATCGATTATTTAAATATTACATATATTTCAGATCAAGACAAAAATTATTACTCTGAACTTCAAGAATTGTTAATAATTGCTATAAAAAAAGAAAATTTATCTTTAGATTTATATTTAAAATTATCAGAAAAATTTAGTAATATTAAAGAGCTTAAAAACATATTTTTTATTCTTGCTAATGAAGAAAAAGAGCATAAAAAATATTTTGAAAATTTATATAATAATTACATATTAAAAGAATTTTAATTATTTATTAAATAAAAATATAAAAATTATGGAATTAGAAAAAGCTTGCTGTAAAAAAATTATTAAAAAAATATTGAAAAAATATAATGAAAATTACATTGAAAATATTTTACCTATTTTACAAGAAATAAAAGATCATTTCGGTTATATTTCAATGGATTTTATAAAAATAATTTCAGAAAATACATCAATACCTGAAACTGAAATAATAGGTGTAGCTTCATTTTATAGCAGTTTTAAATTCAATAAATCTGGCAAATATAACATTAAAATATGTCATGGCACAGCTTGTCATGTCAATGGAGCAGAACAGATTAAAGATGCTATTATTGAAATTTTAAAAATAAATACAGGTGAAACTACTAATGATGGTTTATTTTCAATTGAAGAAGTTGCTTGTCTTGGTTGCTGCTCACTTGCACCAGTTATTATGATAAATGAAAAGGTTTTTGGAAAACTTGAACCACAAAAAATAAAAAAAATAATTGATGAACTTAAAAATAAATAAATTATTATTTTTATCAAAAAATTATTAATTAAACATTAAAAATTAAATATAAATTAAAAATAAAATATTTAAATTTTATAATTTAATTAAAAAAAATAAAAAAACTTTTTAAATTTTAAAAACTAATAAATTAGGTTTGAAATATTAATTAAATTAAATATTTAATACACAAAATTTTATAAAATATTAATATGGAAAATTTTGAAAAAAATTTAACTGATCAATTATTATATTTTAGTCCAGAAAAACTAGACTCTATAAATATTGTAATGGCCTCATGTAGTATATCTGCTGGTGCAAACGAAGTTTATTCATTTTTTTATGAAAAATTGAAAAAAATAAATAAAGTAAATATTCTTAAAAAATCGGGATGTAATGGTTTTTGTCATAAGGAACCAATTTTAGAAATATTCTTATTAGAAAATGAGCTTGATAAAGAAAAAAAATATAAATTATCTTTTACAAATGTCGATTTAAACCTTTCATCATTAATTTTTGATTATTTATTTATTAAAAAAAAGTTTGAGAAAGAAGATATTATTAAAATTCAAAGTAGAATTGACTTTTTACCAATAGAAAACCAATTTAGAATAGTTTTGAGAAATTCAGGAAATATTGATCCTGAAAATATTGAAGATTATATAAACAAAATGGGTTATGAAGCATTAAAAAAAGTATTAAAAACAATGTCTCCAGAGGAAGTTATTCTTGAAATAAAAAAATCAGGATTAAGAGGAAGAGGAGGTGCTGGTTTCCCAACTGGTTTAAAATGGGAAATAACATATAAAAATAAGAATAAAACAAAATATATAATATGTAATGGTGATGAAGGTGATCCTGGAGCATTTATGGACAGAGCAGTTCTTGAAGGAGATCCTCATTCTGTGCTTGAAGGATTAATTATTGGAGGTTATGCCACAGAAGCCAAAAAGGGTATTTTCTATATTAGAGAAGAATACCCTCTTGCATTAAAAAGAGTAAGCATTGCTATAGAGCAAGCATATAAAAAAGGTTTTTTAGGAAATAATATTTTAGGAAGTAACTTTTCTTTTGATGTTGAAATAAAGAGAGGAGCAGGCGCTTTTGTGTGCGGAGAAGAAACTGCTTTAATACACTCAATAGAAGGTAAAAGAGGAATTCCAAGAAAAAAGCCACCATTCCCTTCTGAAAGAGGAGTTTATAATAAACCAACAACTATTAACAATGTAGAAACTTTTGCAAATATTCCATGGATAATATTAAATGGTTCATCTAAATTTAATTCTATAGGAACAGAACATTCCAAAGGAACAAAAGTCTTTTCTTTAGCAGGTAAAATTAATAATTCAGGTCTTGTAGAAGTACCTATGGGCATAACACTCTATGATTTAATTTTTAAAGTTGGGGGTGGTTTACCAAATAATAAAAAATTTAAAGCTATTCAAATAGGAGGACCTTCTGGTGGATGTTTATCTGAAGAACATTTAAACATTAAAATTGACTATGAAGAACTTATAAAAACTGGTGCAATAATGGGATCTGGAGGAATTATTGTTTTAGATGAAGAATCTTGTATAGTTGATGTTGCAAAATATTTTCTTAATTTTACTCAAAATGAATCGTGTGGTAAATGTACATTTTGTAGAATTGGCACAAGAAGAATGTTAGAAATCCTTCAAAAAATTACTGATGGAGAAGCAACCCTTGAAGATATTAATAAATTAGAAGATTTAGCATACAAAATTAAAAATTCATCATTGTGTGGATTAGGCCAAAGTGCACCAAATCCAATAGTAACTACTCTGAAATATTTTAGAGATGAATATATAGAACATATTACAGATAAAACGTGTAGAGCAAAGAAATGCAAAAAACTTTTAAAATATGATATAATAGAATCTATTTGTACAGGTTGTGCACTATGTTATAAAATTTGCCCTGTTAAAGCCATAACAGGTGATAAAATTAATAAATACACTATTGATCCAAATAAATGTATAAAATGTGGTTTATGTTATAAAGCATGTAAATTTAATGCAATCAATTTAAGATAAAAAATTAAGAAATAAATTTATTTTTAATATAAATAATATTATCATTTTTATTCTAATATTTTGGAAAATAATATGGAAGAAATTTCACTAAAAGAGAAAAAAGAAAAAAAAATAATAAAAATAAAAATTAACAACAATGATTATGAAGCTTTTGAAAATGAAACAATACTAAATCTATTAATCAGAAATAATATTAATGTACCAAATTTTTGTTATGATAAACACCTTAATCCATTTTCTTCATGTTTTACATGTATTATAAAAGTTAAAAATATGAAAGGATTTCAGCCAGCTTGTTCTACATATGCTGTAGAAGGGATGGAAATAATTACTAATTCTGATGAAATTTTTAATACAAGGAAAACAAACCTTGAATTACTATCTTCTAATCATTTTGCTGATTGCTTCGGTCCATGTAAAATTGAATGTCCTGCTAATGTTGATATACAAACATATATTTTACTTGCTAAATTAGGATTATTTAGAGAGGCAATAAAAGTAATTAAAGATTCAATCCCCTTACCAGCAACTATAGGAAGAGTTTGCCCTTCTTTTTGTGAAAAAAATTGTAGAAGAAACTATATAGATTCATCAGTAGGAATTAACAATATAAAAAGGATAATAGCAGATAATGATATCTTCTCAGATAATCCATACATCCCAGAAATAAATAAAGAAAGTGGTTTTAAAGTTGCTATAATTGGTTCTGGACCTGCTGGTTTATCAGCTGCATATTATTTAAGACAGCAGGGCCACAAAATTGATATTTTTGAGAAAATGCCCCTCCCTGGAGGAATGTTAAGATATGGAATACCAGAATATAGACTTCCTAAAGAATTATTAGATAGAGAGATTTCACAATTTTATAAAATGGGAATAAACTTCTTTTTTAATACGGAGTTTGGCAAAGATATTACAATTGATACATTAAAAGAAAACGGTTATGATGCTATCTTTATTGGAATAGGTGCACAATCTGGAAATTTTATGGGAATTGAAGGAGAACAACTTGATAATATAAGAATTGCAGTAGATTTCCTTAGAGAAATTGCAACAAACAACTTTAAAAATAATAACAATTATAATTATAAAAATGTAGTAATTATTGGAGGAGGAAATACAGCTTTTGATTCTGCAAGAACTATTTTAAGATTAGGAGCAGAAAATGTTACTATTATTTACAGAAGAACCATAAACGAAATGCCTGCAAATAAAGAAGAAATTGAAGAAGCAATTGAAGAAGGTATAAAAATTTTAGAGTTATCTGCTCCAATTAAATTTATTGGTAATAAAAAAGTCGAAAAAGTTGAATTAATTAAAATGAAATTAGGAGACCCTGACTCATCAGGAAGAAGATCTCCTATCCCAATTGAAAATTCAAATTATATTATCGAATGTGATCTTGTAATTGAAGCTATCTCACAAAAAATAGAAACAAAATATATTAATTTTTTAAGTTTAAATTTAGATGGAACAATAAAAGTAAATTCAGATACTTTTGAAACATCAATTCGTGGAATATTTGCTGGAGGAGATGTAATTAATGGTCCTGATACCGTTGTTAAAGCTTTAGCTGATGGTAAAAAAGCTGCAATAAATATAAATAAGTATCTATATGGATTAAATAAGAACAATAATAATGAAAACTATAATTTCGTTAATACAACTTTAACACCTAATCAAAATTTATTAAACTTTTATATTTCCAAGGATGTTTTTTTCAAAAGTGAAAAAGAAAAAAATGAATATTTTAAAAATTATTATAAAAATTTTCCAACTATTGAAAAAACTAAACCTCAAAAAATAAAAGCTGAAGAAAGAAAATTAAACTTTATTGAATTTAATAAAGGAATTAATTTAAATGATTTAAATATTGAAATTGAAAGATGTTTACAATGTGGTTGTAATGATATTAATGAATGTAAACTAAAAAAATATGGGGAAGAATATAATGTAAATATTAAAAATTACCTTGGGAAATATAAAAATGAGAATATTGACTCATCATCATATTTCTTATTATTTGACAAAAATAAATGTATAAATTGTGGTAAATGTATAGAAGTGTGTTCAAATATCTTAGGACAAAATATTTTAGGATTTTTCAGAAGAGGTTTTGAGACAAAAGTACAAACTGCATTTGATATCCCTTTTTCTGAAACTCAATGTATAAAATGTGGCAATTGTATTAATCTTTGTCCTGTTGGCGCTTTAACAGATAAACTAAATAATACTTCAGTAGGAACATTTTATAGAGAATATGAGAAAAATGTTGAATGCTATTATTGCTCTAAAAAATGTAATTTAAGAATAAAATATATCCAAGATGAAATGATAAGAATAAAATCTGATGATATCATTTGTAAAACAGGTAAAACTGACATAATTTTACTTAATAAGTTTTATAAATTATTAAAGATTAACTTTAACAAAAAATATAAAATTAAAAATATTAATGCTACTCTATTAAATTTTGATGATTTTATATCTTCAATAGAAGACAAAAAAGATATAGAAAAAACAATTTTCCTTTTTACAAAATATATTTCATTAAGCAAAATAGAAAAGCTATTCCCCAAAA
This genomic window from Spirochaetota bacterium contains:
- a CDS encoding 4Fe-4S binding protein — its product is MENFEKNLTDQLLYFSPEKLDSINIVMASCSISAGANEVYSFFYEKLKKINKVNILKKSGCNGFCHKEPILEIFLLENELDKEKKYKLSFTNVDLNLSSLIFDYLFIKKKFEKEDIIKIQSRIDFLPIENQFRIVLRNSGNIDPENIEDYINKMGYEALKKVLKTMSPEEVILEIKKSGLRGRGGAGFPTGLKWEITYKNKNKTKYIICNGDEGDPGAFMDRAVLEGDPHSVLEGLIIGGYATEAKKGIFYIREEYPLALKRVSIAIEQAYKKGFLGNNILGSNFSFDVEIKRGAGAFVCGEETALIHSIEGKRGIPRKKPPFPSERGVYNKPTTINNVETFANIPWIILNGSSKFNSIGTEHSKGTKVFSLAGKINNSGLVEVPMGITLYDLIFKVGGGLPNNKKFKAIQIGGPSGGCLSEEHLNIKIDYEELIKTGAIMGSGGIIVLDEESCIVDVAKYFLNFTQNESCGKCTFCRIGTRRMLEILQKITDGEATLEDINKLEDLAYKIKNSSLCGLGQSAPNPIVTTLKYFRDEYIEHITDKTCRAKKCKKLLKYDIIESICTGCALCYKICPVKAITGDKINKYTIDPNKCIKCGLCYKACKFNAINLR
- a CDS encoding FAD-dependent oxidoreductase; translated protein: MEEISLKEKKEKKIIKIKINNNDYEAFENETILNLLIRNNINVPNFCYDKHLNPFSSCFTCIIKVKNMKGFQPACSTYAVEGMEIITNSDEIFNTRKTNLELLSSNHFADCFGPCKIECPANVDIQTYILLAKLGLFREAIKVIKDSIPLPATIGRVCPSFCEKNCRRNYIDSSVGINNIKRIIADNDIFSDNPYIPEINKESGFKVAIIGSGPAGLSAAYYLRQQGHKIDIFEKMPLPGGMLRYGIPEYRLPKELLDREISQFYKMGINFFFNTEFGKDITIDTLKENGYDAIFIGIGAQSGNFMGIEGEQLDNIRIAVDFLREIATNNFKNNNNYNYKNVVIIGGGNTAFDSARTILRLGAENVTIIYRRTINEMPANKEEIEEAIEEGIKILELSAPIKFIGNKKVEKVELIKMKLGDPDSSGRRSPIPIENSNYIIECDLVIEAISQKIETKYINFLSLNLDGTIKVNSDTFETSIRGIFAGGDVINGPDTVVKALADGKKAAININKYLYGLNKNNNNENYNFVNTTLTPNQNLLNFYISKDVFFKSEKEKNEYFKNYYKNFPTIEKTKPQKIKAEERKLNFIEFNKGINLNDLNIEIERCLQCGCNDINECKLKKYGEEYNVNIKNYLGKYKNENIDSSSYFLLFDKNKCINCGKCIEVCSNILGQNILGFFRRGFETKVQTAFDIPFSETQCIKCGNCINLCPVGALTDKLNNTSVGTFYREYEKNVECYYCSKKCNLRIKYIQDEMIRIKSDDIICKTGKTDIILLNKFYKLLKINFNKKYKIKNINATLLNFDDFISSIEDKKDIEKTIFLFTKYISLSKIEKLFPKIRISFENNNLLFIPFFDQDNKLNYLRKHKIKNNFIDLQIYKNKKITLFSKIKNYGVSTALFLSAPYENIFYLDKKNSYKKFFRYTLIEHIDKLFNIKIKDDLISIFNIDDYKISELKKILKYFKLFNEINIISSFPDYKSKYEISKKSINNLITNNSNKIKNIFYFIDILDIIEINKINLNNINLLNNKNIVISQKTLENLIYQNITKNNFIKNLENIDIILLPFFI
- the nuoE gene encoding NADH-quinone oxidoreductase subunit NuoE; translated protein: MELEKACCKKIIKKILKKYNENYIENILPILQEIKDHFGYISMDFIKIISENTSIPETEIIGVASFYSSFKFNKSGKYNIKICHGTACHVNGAEQIKDAIIEILKINTGETTNDGLFSIEEVACLGCCSLAPVIMINEKVFGKLEPQKIKKIIDELKNK
- a CDS encoding ferritin family protein → MNDFIHIINFAIEREKESIEFYNNLEKKFTEPNIKNYISNIINIEKTHITKLNNIKNQDFINNLKSEIDKIKLEEKSLIDYLNITYISDQDKNYYSELQELLIIAIKKENLSLDLYLKLSEKFSNIKELKNIFFILANEEKEHKKYFENLYNNYILKEF